A window of Pseudomonas alcaliphila JAB1 genomic DNA:
GCTCCAGCCCCCCCGCTGCCGTAGGCCATTGGTTGATAATCGTATTTCAAGACTCGATTTGAGTGGTCTGAAATGTTTTCGCCAATTCGCCTTTCCCACCTCCTGAAATTCATTCCAAGAGCGGCCTTTAACGCCGCGGTCAAGCAGGCTCAGGCTGACCGATATGCCAAGAAGGTCAGCTCATGGGATCTGTTGGTTACGCTGCTTCTCGGGCAGTTGACTCAGGCTAGAAGCCTGCGCTCGCTCGCGGTGACGTCGCAGTCATTGCAACCCCATAGCTACCATCTCAATGCCAACAGCCTGAGTCGTTCGACGCTCAGCGATGCCTTGCAAAAGCGCTCGTGCGAACCGTTGAAAGCGGTATGCCAGTTGCTGCTGGCCCAGGTTGGACGTAAGCAGAGACGCTCGATGGCGCCGATGATCAGCTTGATCGACTCGACCTGCATTACCTTACGCGGCCCTAGGTTCGATGACTGGACTCTTGCCACCAAGACGCGGATCACTCAAGGGCTAAAGATCCATGTCGGGCTGGATGCTCAGCAGCTCGCACCGACTTACGTGAATGTCACACCCGCCAACATCAACGACCTGAGCGATGCGCTGCAAATGCCTATCGAGTCGGGAGTTACCTACGTGTTCGACAAGGGCTACTGCGACTACAACTGGTGGCACCACATCGATCAGGCGGGTTCGATCTTTGTCACCCGGCTGAAGAAAAATGCCAATGTGGCGTGTATCGGAACGCTGTCAGCACCTGAACTCGATATTGAGTCTGACGAAGTGATTCGCTTCAACAAGAAAATTCTCAATACCAAACGTCCCAATCACTACTTCGGGCAGGACGTGCGTCGTATCCGGATCAGCCGTGACAGCGACAAATCCGACCTGATCCTGGTCACCAATGACTTCAAACGCAGCGCTCAGGAAATCGCTGCACTCTACAAGCAGCGCTGGCAAATCGAACTGTTCTTCAAATGGATCAAGCAGCATCTGAAGCTAAAACACTACTTCGGCTGTTCGGAAAATGCCGTGCGCCTGCAGATCTACAGTGCTCTGCTTGCGTTTCTCTTGCTGCATGCTTACCGGCGGCAATCAGGTGCTGCCGGTAGCATTTACGAGTTCGCCACTCACCTTGCATACAGCCTATTCGAGCGGCCTGCAGCAATGCTCAAAGCCGATGAGCGAAGGCGTAACCAAGCGCAATGCAGGATTGCTATGGGAAGCCTTCAGCTATGAGCAATTTTCCCCGGACACTAGTGACGCGGAGCGTGGGAACGATCATTGATCGCTAGCTTTTGCCCTTCTTCTTGGCAATCGCCTTCATCCGCGCCGCGGCCTTCTGCACGGTAGCCATCTTCTCGGGCCGTTTCATGCCCCGCCATTTGCGGATTTCCTCACGCGTGCGCCCGCAACTGACGCACAGCTCGCTGTTGAGCTGACACAGCGACACGCAGGGATTCTCAATGTCCTTGGCCACGCTTGCCCCCCGCCGGCTGCTCGACCGAAAACGCCACGTGTTCAGCGATGCTGGAAACGCTGATGCCCACCTCTTCGAAAGCGGCCTGCGTCAGCGCCAGCATTCGCGCCTTGTCCGGGCTGGTGAGTGCGCGCGCCCTGCTCGCCTCGCTGTCGAACATCCAGGTCACACGCAGGCTCTGCGGAAAACGCTCGTAGTCCACGTCATGGGTCAGCCACTGGAAGCCGACGATTTCGCTTTTCGCCGTTTCACAGGCAAGGGTCAGGGTGCGGATCAGCTCGCGCTCGATGCCTGAGTGTTTTCGTTTCGGCGATGGCATAAGGCGCGTCCGGGTCGGCGTTCAGGGCGCGCCATGTTACCCGAGACGCGCCAAGCCCGGTTGCAGCACTGGAGTTGCTCAAGCCGCAGGTAAAGCGCCCAACGCCGATGTTGCTCGACCGTCAGCCCTTGGAAAATCATCACTACCCCTTAAACTCTGCTCCCCAAAGACCGCCGGTGTGATGCCCACCGCGCGCTCGTCATCGATCCATACAGGCCCTGCAGAACATGGCGTTCGACGCCCCCACCATGTTGACCCTCACCGTCGCCCTCGCCGTGGCCGCTGCGCTGTATCTGGCGGTGGAGTGGCGCAACGTAAGGGAGTCGCCCTTGCTGTTCTGGAGTGCGGGCTTCGCGACCATCGCCATCGGCTCGACCCTTGCCCTGCTGCGCGGCAGCGGCCTGATCCTGATCGGTATCTGGTTCGCCAATGGCCTGCTGGTCACGGCCCACTGGTTGTTCCTGCTAGGCGTTGCACGCTTCACCGAGGCGCGCTTCTCGCGAGCCTGGTACCTGATCTTCGTCGCCTGGCTGGCGATGCTGCTCCTGCCGGAGGGACCGCTGTGGTCCCGAGTCATGCTGTTCACCAACTCGATGCTGGTCGCCCTGGTCACCCTCAAGGCCAGTGCCCTGCTGCGACCTCATGGCAGGTCATTGAGCGTGGGCGCCGTTCAGTTGCGCTATGTATTGCTGATGCATGGCCTGTTCTATGCGGCCAAGGCAATGACCGCCGTGATTCCCGGCACGCTGATAGACCTGAGCGCCTTTCGTGGTTTGATC
This region includes:
- a CDS encoding IS4 family transposase → MFSPIRLSHLLKFIPRAAFNAAVKQAQADRYAKKVSSWDLLVTLLLGQLTQARSLRSLAVTSQSLQPHSYHLNANSLSRSTLSDALQKRSCEPLKAVCQLLLAQVGRKQRRSMAPMISLIDSTCITLRGPRFDDWTLATKTRITQGLKIHVGLDAQQLAPTYVNVTPANINDLSDALQMPIESGVTYVFDKGYCDYNWWHHIDQAGSIFVTRLKKNANVACIGTLSAPELDIESDEVIRFNKKILNTKRPNHYFGQDVRRIRISRDSDKSDLILVTNDFKRSAQEIAALYKQRWQIELFFKWIKQHLKLKHYFGCSENAVRLQIYSALLAFLLLHAYRRQSGAAGSIYEFATHLAYSLFERPAAMLKADERRRNQAQCRIAMGSLQL
- a CDS encoding DUF1289 domain-containing protein — encoded protein: MAKDIENPCVSLCQLNSELCVSCGRTREEIRKWRGMKRPEKMATVQKAAARMKAIAKKKGKS